In Candidatus Manganitrophus noduliformans, the sequence AGGCCGGGTGGCGCAGCTCCTGCAGAAAGCGGGGAAGCCCGACGGCGGAGAGGAGCGCAAGGGTCCTCTCCCAATCGGCGCGGTCGAGAAGACCGGCGAGGTAGGAGTAGGTGGTATCGAGGGCGATTCCGACGGCGACCGCCTCGCCGTGCCGGAGAGTATAGCCGGTCATCTGCTCCAGCTTGTGGGCCGACCAGTGGCCGAAGTCGAGCGGGCGGGAGGCGCCGCGCTCAAACGGGTCGCCGTTCATCGCAATGTGTTCGACATGCATTTCGGCGCAGCGACGGATCAGCGCGTCCATCGCATCGATGTCGCGGGCCACCAACGCTTCAGTCCGGCGCTCCAGAGAAGAGAAGAAGTCGGGATCTTTGATCAGGGCGACCTTGATCGCCTCGGCGATTCCGCTCCGCCAATCCCGGTCGGAGAGGGTCGATAAAAATGCGCGGTCGTTCAGGACGGCATGCGGCGGGCTGAAGGCGCCGAGGAAATTTTTCTTCCCGAAGGCGTTGATGCTGTTTTTCACCCCGACCCCCGCGTCGTTTTGGCCCAATACAGTCGTCGGCACCCGGATCAGCCGAATTCCCCGGTGCGCCGTCGCCGCGGCGTAACCGGCCATGTCGAGCAGCGCCCCCCCTCCGATCGCAACGAGATAGGAGTGCCGACAGAGTCCGGCCTCATGAATCGCTTCATGGACGCGGGCGACATGCTCCGGATGATTTTTCGCCGCTTCGCCCCCCTCGATGAGGAGAGGGGGAAGGGGTTGTTGTAGGTCGGTGTGATATTCGCTGCAGTAGGCCTCGATCGCCGCCGGCAGTTCCGGATGATGCGCGAAGAGGCCCCGATCGATGACGAACAGAGTCTTGCACGGCCGATCCGGATTCCCTTCCCCAACCGTATCGATGAAAAGTCGATTCTCCGGAGAGAAGAGATGCATCGTGAAGTGAACGGGATAGTGATAAGGAACATCGAAAACAGCTTGGATCGATTCCGACATGGAGGTCCTTTCAATCATCGGGGCGTGGCCGGTGCGGCCGACCGATTCAGGTGACTGCGAAGAGACGGGCGGTCCGGGAAGCAAATAGCGCCAATAACGAAATCATCAAGCCGGGAAGGAAACCGGCATAGAGAGCCGCGAGGGTTGCGTCGAGCAGAACGAGCGAGAGAACGCCGCGCTTCACCGCGGTCCGGATCGGAACGGCCTGCGGGACGCGATATGCTTCCCAAAAGGGAGGGATGACCCGGAAAGCGAAGAGCGCCAGAAAAGGGAGCGTCTCCCAAAGAGGAATCGCGCTCTGAAAAGCGAGCGCGGCGAGGGCCAGCAGAACCGCACCGATCAATCCGATCGAGAAGAGGATCGTCTTTTGCCTTCCGCCGTGGACCTCTCCTTTGCTGGTCAGGGTGACGGCGGCGATGTAGGTCAACGGGATCAGGCCGAGCGGTGCATAGTCGAAGAGGAGGAGCGGCGCGGCGCTGAGACCGAGGAGAAGATTGAGTCCCCGGCAGAGCCCCATATTGAGCGGGCCGACGATCGGATGCTCCTTCGTCCAGGCGTTATAGCAAATCGCCGAGAGGGCAATGGCGATCGCGAGAAGCCCGCTGGCGAGTCCCGCCGTGAACGCAGCGCCGATTCCGAATAAGAGGAGAACCGTTCCGAAGAGCGCGGCGCGGCGGGGAGTGATCCGCCCGCTCGGGATCGGCCGCTCCGGCCGTTCGGCGGCGTCCCGTCGCGCGTCGAAGAGGTCGTTGAGGACCACCCCGCCGCCGTAGAGGCCGATCGTCGAGAGCGCGAGGAGGAGGATTACAGGACCGGCGGCGCCGACGACGGCGGCGCCGGCGAAAATATCGGCCGCGGCCGTCCAGAGGTTGGCGGCGCGGATCAACTCCAGATAGGATTTTAGGAAAAGCGGTCGGGCAGGGTGGTCCCGTTGAAGAAAGAGGGAAGGCTCCTTTGTCCTCAGCATCGGCAGGGTCCTCTTCATGGGGTGGAGGTGGAGAGGCGATCGCGTTGACCGGTCTTCCCGATCTGCGGTTGATTCTAACGCAACGCTTTTAAGTATGCAACCAGATCGTCGAGTTCTCGATCGCCGATCTCCTTTTCCGAGAAGGCCGGCATGGCGCCGAGACCGTGGCGGACTTGAAACCGGATCAGCCACCGGGGAAGGGGTTTGTTATTGATCGCGGGCCCGAGGCCGGCCTCCCCTCTGGGATGACATTGATTGCAGTATTTCATAAAAGCTTCCTCTCCGCGAACGAGGGTAGAGGAAGACATCGACAGGGGAGGGGCGATCGGCTCGCTCCGCCGGGCCGGGCCGCAGCCGGAGAACAAGAGAAGCGCAGTGAGGAGCCAAGGGAGATAAAATCGGAACGGTCTTATTCCTAAGATCACGGCATCGATCCTTCCGCTCGGGTGATCCGCCAGAGGATCCCGGTTCCCTTTCGGGGCTCGCTGTTGACGTTCGGCTCCGCGAACGGAATCCGCACCTCACCTCCTTGGCCCATCGTCATCACGCCGAAGTCGACGACGTACAAGGCCGTTCCATCGGGATTAAAACGAGCCGCCACCGGGCGTTCGAGACCTCCGCCGCCGACCCGGGAGGCCGGTCCGTTCGTCTTTCCCCGGTTGACGGCGAAATCGTGGATCACGCCGGTCTCGACATCGACCCGGACGACCTTGAAGCCGACGGGGGAGAGGACTTTCCCGACCACCGGAGCTTGATCGCCGAACTGGGCGATGAAGGCCTGGCCGACATAACCGAATTGGGTGTTCTGTGAGAAGTCGAACCCGTTCGAGGAGGAGTGAACCCCCAAGACGGCGGCCGGCTCGGGCGGATCGTTCGGGTGCTCCGCCAGAAGGAGATGGGGAGATTTCTTTCCGGGGGGCGTGAAGTGTTCTCCTTGATTCAATCGGCGGAAACCATGGTAATCGGGCCACCCATACCAGCGTCCCTCCTCGACGCGCCAGAGGAGATCACCGGTGCCAAAAACCGGCCGGCTTCCGCGCACGTCATAGCTGTTCTCGCTCATGAAGAGTTGTCCGTCGGGAGAAAAGGCAAGCCCGAAGGGGTTCCGGAATCCCCATGCGATCAGTTCAGCCTCCCCGCCATTTGTTGAAATTCGCAGGAGTGCCCCGCTGCAGGGGACCTTTCCCGAAATCACCTGTCCCTTGAGGGTTGGAACACCAAAAGGAGAGAAGGCGCCGGTGGTGGCCGTATCCTTTGGATCGGGGGTTCGAGGATCGGGAGAGATGTAGTTTGTGCCGCTCAGCGTGATGTCCCTGCAGGGAATGTCGTGCGCTTCGGGGTAGCGCGCCAGCCATCCGTATTGGGCATTGTCCTCTCCGACGACGCCGGAGTTGGTGAAGGTCCCCACCGCGAAGTAAAGCGCGCCGTCGGGGCCGATCGCCGGGCCGTTGGTGTGATGATCTCCCATGCTCGGGAGATTCTCGATCAATGGGGTAATGGTTCCGTCCGGCGTGATCTTCAAGATGCGCCCTCCGAGAAGGGTTCCCCCCTCCGCGACATAGAACACCCCTTGATGGTAAGCGACGCCGTTCCAGGGGCCGTTTTTGCCGCCCGAAGCGATCACGGTGGTTCCTTCAGGGTCGATCCGCAGAAGACGGGGGGTGTCCCAGACCTCGCCGTAGGAGTAGCCCGATTCGACGACATAAGCCCGGCCTTCCTCATCGAATGTCACGCCGGTGGGGAAGGTCAGTTCAGTCGCCACCGGCTCGATCCGATACCCCTCGGGGAGGGCGATGTCGGAAGGGGAGATCTTCCTCGGCGGATCGAATGAAGTTTGGCCCCCGCCTTGTGAACCACGCAGTTCGAAGCATCCGGTCAAGATGGTCCCAATCAAAACAAGGATCGAGAAAAGAGCAATCGACCGGGAAGGAACTGGATCGGAGGAACGGATTTGATTGAATCGACGATCATGACTACCCATTTTGGTTTTGCGCATTTGATTTCAACAATGTCATTACAAAAGAAAAATCCTGTCGCTCGTCAGTATGCAACCTCCATACCTGAGGAAAGCAAGAAGGTGAGAGCGCTTTTGCGCAGATCTAACGATAAGGGGGAAGGACTCTGCAGGATCTTCGCAGCGATTTGCAACGAACTCAGATTAAAAAAAATGGTGATGCCGCTCATTGTGGTTTAACTTACAAATTTCGAAACCTCGATTATACTGTAAAGGTTGTTCCGTTATGAATGATGCGTTTCTTCGGATGATCATGCAATTTTATAAGAGAAACTATTTTTGTTTGATCACGATTTTCCTCTTCGCCGTTTCATTTCCCTCCTACACAAAAGCTTTCGAGGTTGAAAACACCCTGACGACCGAATTCTCCTGGGTCGATTTAGAGAAAGAGGAAAGTCGCCTCCGGGAGAATCACTGGGGAGATCTGATCTTCGACGGTCCCAATCTTCAGACGTCGCTTTATTCCCGATTTTCCGTCGGGGATTCTTTCTCCGCGGTCTTGATGCCGGTTCAAGTTTCTCCGCGGGAGGGGAGAGACCTGTTTTTGCGAAAGGGTTATCTCCGTTTCGAGTTTTGGAATGTCGCGCTGAAGATCGGACGCGACTCCCTCTGGTGGGGGCCGGGGCGTCACGGGGCTCTGCTTGTTTCCAACAATGCGTTTCCGTTTGACCTCATCCACGTCGGATCCGCCGCGCCCTTCTCTCTGCCCGGTTTTTTGGCGCGGCTGGGAAGGTTTGAAGTGGAAGGTTTTTTGACCCGGCTCGAAGAAAATCGAGATTTTTCGAACGTTCGTTTATTGGGTCTTCGGCTGGTTTATCATCCGCGAGAGGAAATCATCATCGGCGTTTCTCGCATCACGATGTTCGGCGGGGAGGGTCGTCCGGATCTCTCGCCGGTAGATTTTGGAAGGTTGTATTTCAGCGACCCCAATCGGTCCGGCAAGTACGAGGTCAACGAGCTGGGGGGAGTCGATGTGCGCTTGCTTCTACCGATCAGCGAGATCTTGCCGGGACAGGCTCTGGAACTCTACGGTGAATATGGGGGAGAGGATGAGGCCGGCTTCCGCCCCAGCAAGCCGGCCCTGCTTGTGGGGTTCGAATGGCTGTATGAAGGCCGGAGAGTGCTCGTAGAATATGCGAATAATCATGTGAGCGATTCTCCGAACGTCTGGTATACCCATTCTCTTTATACCTCCGGCTATACCTATCGAGGGAACATCATCGGACATCATATGGGGAGCGATGCGAAAGATCTTTATGTTCGGGCGGAATTACCGCTTTGGGAAGGCTGGATTGGCGGAGGTGATTTTGAGCAACAGCGTCGACACCTCTCCTCTCTTGTTCAAGAGAAGAGACGCCGTTGGGGGGGCGATGTCGCCTATTCCGAAAAAACAGGGTTTTCCTATTCCGCTCGGCTGATCTATGAGGAGATTGAGAATTTAAACCTGCTATCGGCGAATGAAGAAAATATGTATGTGATTCTGAATGCGAAGTGGCAGTTTTAGCCGAGGAGCAAAATGTCAGAGATGCCGGTCTGGAAGATGAGTCGATCTGAAACGACATCTTCGATCTCATCATTCTGCTTGAGGCGATGCTGCATTCCACAGTTCTATTGATGGATCTTTGACGCAACTAAGTATTATTCTGTGTGCTCTAAATACATTTTAAGTATACTCAGTATACCGAATACAACTGATATAACTTCTTTCCGTCATAAACTTGACAAATAACAAACATGGGCTATACTTTTTCAACATCATACATAAATGGCTATTTAGAATTTCCTTCTGGTATATCCAATTCCGTTTAAGATACCAATAGAAAGGCACTGTAAGTGAGGGGGCGAAGCTATGCTTGATGGTAATAAATGCCTCTCATCGGTCACTCCTGATTCATCCCGGATGCAAACACTCAAACACAACTTAAACGGTTTTCACGTTGGGCTGCGACCGGTCCAGCCAGACCGGTTTTCCTGTTCCCGAACCCTGCTACCGAGAGGAAGATCGGCCCGATAGGAACGCCGCACATTTTTGCATTTATCTTTACCGCCGGGGAACTATGACAAACGAAATGCAGGAGAGAAGTCCATGACAACGGTTGACGAAATAACGGAACCACAAGTCACGTCCCATCTTTACCCGCGTTGGTATGCTATTAGAACAAAATCACGGCATGAAAAGTTCGTCAGAAATCATCTGGCCGGGCAAGGATTCGATCCCGTTCTGCCCCTGGTTCGGCGGCTGAATCAATGGAAGGACCGGAAAAAAGAGATCGATACCCCCCTTTTTCCAGGGTATTGCTTCGCACGATTTGCCTGGAAGGATCATTTTTCCGTTTTAAAGGCACCTGGTGTGGTACAGATCATCGGAGGCTCGGGCCGGCCCGAGCCAATTCCGGATCATGAAATCGAAGCCGTGCAAAAATTGACAACAACGACCCTCTTTTATGAGCCCTTTACATATCTTCAAGAGGGGAGCCGGGTCAAGATCAGCCGGGGTCCCCTCCAGGGGGTTGAGGGGATTCTCTCACGAAAGGATGGTCAGCACCGTGTTGTGATCGCAATCCATCTTATCCAGCAGGCCGCTGCCGTTGAGATGGATATCTCTGATGTAGCGCCGCTGGAGACAGTCCCTCTAACGAACGGGATGCTCGTCGCAGGCGCAACAGAATAATCCGACAAGGCTTACTCAAATCATTCAATCTAAAAACTTCTATCAGAAATACTGGACAACGATTGCATTCTGTTACTCGGTGATTCGTATTGTCATGATACATGGTTTGTTGATTAAGTATTCACTTTAAAGGAAAGGTAAATTGGTGCGCGGATGATGAAGGCCGAAAGACTGTGTCTTCTCCTTTTTTTTAAAAAATCTAGAATCAATTTGACTGCCCAAGCGTTTTTTGTCGGATGGATGGTCCCAGCGTTCCTAATCGGAACGATTTGTCCTCAAGCGATCGTCTTTGCTCAAGGATTTCCATCTACTTTTCAGAACCCCGGCCCACTTCCAACCCTTTCCGAGTCATTCAGTTTCGACCAGGGGAAAAAAGGAAAAGAGTTATCGTACCAAGAGCCGGCTCTCGAAAAAATGCAGGAGAATCAGTTGGAAAGGCCTGCCAGGATCGAGCCGTCCCAGACCGCCGAGACAAAATTATCCTCCTTTGAGGAGTATCTCCAGGGAAAGAATTCCGAGAAGATTTCAACGGCAATCAGGCAGTTCGGATATGACCTTTTCCAGCAGCCTACAAATACCTTTACTCCCGTCGATGCGGTTCCTGTAGGACCCGACTATCTTTTGGGACCGGGGGATGAACTCCGCATTACTTTATGGGGCAAGGTTAATGCGGAACACCCGGCGATCGTTGATCGGGAGGGGAAAATCGTGCTTCCTCAAATCGGAATACTCCATCTAGCCGGTCTCACCTTTTCCGAAACGAAGAATTTTTTAGAAACAGAGCTCAGCCACTATTATAAGCCCTCCGAAGTAAAGATGAATGTCAGCATGGGCCGGCTTCGATCGATCCGTGTTTTTATTGTCGGAAAAGTTCAACGACCTGGAAGTTATACCCTTTCCTCATTCTCGACACTGATCAATGCACTCTTTGCAGCAGGCGGACCGAGCAAGATTGGGACGCTGCGGGATATTCAGGTGAAGAGAAACGGGACGACCGTCACTCATTTCGATCTCTATGAATTTCTTCTAAAGGGAGATAAAACAAAGGACATTCGTTTGATGCCGGAGGATGTCATTTTTATTCCGCCGGTGGGGCCACTCGTCGGAATTGCCGGAAACGTAAACAATCCTGCCATTTACGAGTTGAAAGATAAGGCCTCTGTCCTAGAAGTCATTGAAATGGCGGGTGGCTTAACTGCGAATGCCTTTAAAGGAAGGATACAGGTTCAAAGGATCCAAGAGCATCGATTCAGAACCCTTTTTGAGGGAGACCTTATCGACATTGAAAGAATACCGGAAAAAAATATACCTCTCATTAATGGAGATTTAATTAAAATTTATTCGGTCGTGCCGAGTAGGAACGTGGCTGTCCTGTCGGGTGCGGTTGTTTCTCCCGGGGAATATGCCGTCATCGCAGGAACGACCCACCTTCGTGACATCATCCAGAAGGCAGGCGGCCTGGTTTATTATGCTTCAAAAGAGGCGGAGTTGACCCGCGTCAAGGTGACTCAGGATGGTCCTAAAATGGAACGATCAAAGATCGATCTTTCCAGAGTGATGGAAGGGGACCCGGCGCATAATATTCCACTGGATGTAAACGACTATATTTTTATTAAAACCATCCCCGAATGGGCGCTCTACCAAAAAGTGGAAATCACCGGCGAGGTTCGATATCCGGGCATTTATACTATCCAAAAAGGAGAGACACTATCTTCTCTCTTTGATCGAGCGGGAGGATTTACCGACGAGGCCTTTCTGAAAGGGGCAGTTTTTACCCGCGAATCGGTCCGGGTCCTTCAGCAAAGACAGCTTGATGAGGCAATCGACCGGCTGGAGCAACAGCTCCTGTCCCAATCGGCATCCCGCACCGAAACGGCGCTAACGCCTGAAGCGGCAAATCAGCAAAAAGCCTCCATGGAGCAGAAACACGCCCTTCTTGCAAAGATGCGGGGGGCAAAGGCCAAAGGGAGGATCAGTATTCGAATGGAACAGCTCGAAAAATTCAAAGGAATGCCGTCCGATCTTACCTTAGAAGATGGCGATGTCTTACACATTCCGGAGCGTCCCCAGCAGGTTCAGGTGATCGGCTCGGTCTATAATCAAACCTCATTTGTATATGATCCTCGCTCCACCGTCTCTCATTATATTGCCCAAGCGGGAGGGATGACAAAAGAGGCGGAAGAAGACTCCCTTTATGTCCTGAAAGTAGACGGCACCGCAATATCTCAGAGACAAGAAAGCGGTTATTGGGGAAGAGGACTGCTTGCTTCAAAACTCGATCCCGGAGACACGGTGGTTGTTCCGGAGAAACTGGAACGGGTCTCCTGGCTTCGTGAGACCAAAGATCTCACACAAATTCTATATCAGATCGCGGTCACGGCAGGGGTCCTAATCGTTGCATTCTAGCCGGTTGGGATAAAAGGAAAGTAAAATGGAAAATGAAAGTCAAAATGTCCGTTCTACGTCTTCTAGCGCACCGCCTGAAGCGGAAGAGTTCAGCCTTCTCGACTATTGGAAAGTCCTCGTCAAACGGAAAAGGATGCTTGGCATCGTTGTGGGAGCGGTATTCATCGGGTCGATTATTTTCAGTCTTCTCCTTCCAAAAATATATGCTTCAACGGTCACCCTTCTTCCCCCTCTTCAAGAAGGGTCTCAGGGGATGGGAGCGGCAGCTTCTCAACTAGCCGGAAACCTCGGAGGGCTGGCCGGCAGCCTTTTTGGGACTAAATCTCCTGCCGATCTGTGGGTTGCGATCTTAAAGAGTCAAACGGTCCGGGATGCCATCGTCTCCCGCTTCGATCTGCTGAAGCTCTTCGAGGTGGAAACAGCCGAAGATGCACGGAACACACTGGAGCAGAAGGTTAAGATCCTTAAATCGAAAGAAGATATTATCTCGATTACCGTCGAAGATGAAGATCCTAAAAAAACGGTGGAAATCGCCAATGCCTATGTCGAAGAGCTGGATCGGGTCAACAAGAGCATTGTGATGAGCGCCGGCGGACGGATGCGGGCCTTCATCGAAAAAAGGTTAAATGAGCAGAAGCTGGAATTCTCGAAAATTGAAGAAAAGGTCAGGAACTTTCAGGAAGAAAACGGGGCGGTCAAATTGGATGATCAATCCAAAGCGATCATTGAAGCCTTTGGGATGGTAAAGGGACAATTGATGGCCAAAGAAGTTGAGCTGCAGACCTTCTTATCTTATGCCACCCCGAATAACCCACAAGCAGAAATTTTAAAAGCTCAGATCGAAGAATTAAAAATGCGGTTATCCGAACTGGAAGGAAAAACTGGAGGAAGTTCGTCTAAGAGCATTTTTATTCCGACTGCCAAGATTCCCGACCTTGCCCTGAGGTATGCCCGGCTTTTAAGAGATGCAAAGGTTCAAGAGACCGTATACGGTCTGCTCAACCAGCAGTATGAAATGGCCCGGATCCAAGAAGCCAAGGACAGCCCCACCGTACAAATCCTCGACACGGCCAAAATTCCCCAGAAAAGGGTCAAGCCAAAGCGGAAGAACATCGTTCTCTTTTCCACCTTCGGAGCGATGTTTTTCGGAATTTGCCTCTGTTTCATCATCGAATACATAGAGACTGAAAAGTCGGCCAGGAAAAAAGGGAACGGAATATTGAATGGAGGGATTCCTTCTTTTGAAATCAACGGGGAAGTTCAAGAGACCAGCGTGACAAGTCCGGGAAATTAACTTCCGTTTTGTTATCAAGCTAAAGACCTCAGCCGTTTCACCGCACTGCATCATCCTATTTGAGTAGACAAGAATCACCTATCACTTCAGGGGGGACCTTTATGAACAGGAGTCAGGATAAAGTTTTGAAGTTGGAAGGTCTGGCTGAAATGGTTCGTCGCTTGAAAGAGGATAAAAAAACGGTGGCCCTTTGTCATGGCTGCTTCGATATCATGCACATCGGTCATCTTCGCCATTTCGAAGCGGTCAAGGCAATGGCGGATGTCGTCGTGGTGACGGTGACGCCCGACCGTTTCGTAAACAAGGGACCGAACCGTCCCGTCTTTCCCGACGACCAACGGGCGGAGTTGATTGCCGGCCTGCGTGTGGTCGACTGGGTTGCAATCAATAGTTGGAGTTCTGCCGTCGAGACGATCCGTCTCATCCGGCCAAATCTCTTTGTGAAAGGCCAAGAGTACGAGCCTCAGACACAGCAGGTCAATCCCAATTTTTTTGCAGAGGCAAAAGCGGTTGAAGAGGTGGGAGGAAAGGTGACGTTCACATATGAATTTATCTCCTCCTCCACCGCAGCGGTCAAGCGCCTCTGGAATATTCCTAAATAACACCATGGAAAGAAGGGCGGAGCAGGGAAATTAATGAAACCTCTTCATTACGATACGATTATTTTCGATTTGGATGGGGTGGTCACCGATACGGCCAAAGTCCATGCCATGGCATGGAAAGCGCTGTTCGATGATTATTTACAGACACGTACCCTCCAATTCAATGAAGCGTTCCGTGTATTCGACATAGAAGAGGATTATGCCTCGTACCTCGATGGGAAGCCTCGATATGACGGGGTGAGAAGCTTCCTTGGATCGAGGGGAATCGCACTGGCAGATGGCGACCCGACAAATGGGCCTGAGCGTGAAACGGTCTGCGGCCTTGGGAATAGAAAGGATCGCATTTTTTCCAAGGTCCTTCGCGACAATGGGGTCAAAGTGTTCGATTCGACTGTCCGTCTTGTCAGGGAATTGGAAAAGATGAAAATCTGGCGGGCTGTCGCATCATCCAGCAAAAATTGCCGGAGCGTTCTTCAGATTGCCGGCCTCGAAAACCTATTTGACACAATAGTCGATGGCGTGCTGTCGGCCGATCTGAAACTCAGGGGGAAGCCTGACCCCGATATTTTTCTCAAGTGTGTCGAACTGCTCGGCACCACACCTGAACGAACCGTGGTGGTGGAAGACGCCATCTCGGGAGTGCAGGCAGGCAGAAACGGCGGTTTTGGATTAGTCATCGGGATCGACCGGGCGGGGCTGGGAGAACAGTTACAGAAAAATGGCGCCGATGTCGTGGTGACCGACCTGATCCGTGTAAGCCACCACACTATCGATTCATGGTTTGATATGAAGAATAAAATCTCACGCAGCATTCCGCACTCTTCAACGTTGCATACTTTGTAAAGGAACGGTTTGAGAATGTGATAAAGGGTGGGAGCAATGACGGTTGAGTTGATCTTGAAACTTCCGCATCACGCCTGGAGCCAGGTCAAGCAGGCTTTCTTCAGAACCGAAAAAACACGAATCCTCTTATGGGGATCAATCGGCAGCTTGGTGGTTCGAGCCATCGGAATGGGTCTGCGGATGCTCGCAGGTATTCTCCTGGCTCGGATACTCGGGGCTACTGGCTACGGGATTTATGCCTATGCCGTGACATGGCTCGGCTTTCTCACCATCCCGACCATCATGGGTTTGGATCAGGTCCTCCTGCGCTTTGTGGCCGCTTATAAAGAAACCCGGGGGTGGTCCGCTCTCAAAGGAGTCGTGAAATTTTCTATTCTCCTCGGTCTCGCCGCGGCAGGGGTGACGACCCTTTTTTCAATCTCCTTTGTCTCCCTCTTCTCCGATTCTAATTGGGATTTTCAAGCCACGATGTGGATCACGCTGGCGCTTCTTCCGATCGTCGTACTCGGCCAATTGCGTCAATCCGCGCTCCGGGGGTTGAATCATCCGATGGTTGCCCAGATTCCTGAAAACATCGTCTATCCGGGACTTCTTCTTCTGTTCGCTTTCGGTGCCTCGCTTACAATGAAATCGCCCCTCACCGTGATTCAGATTGCTGTTGCGAATGCCGCGGCATGGGTCGGCTCTTTTTTGACCGGAACCTTCTTACTGGCGCGGAGGATGCCTTATCCCGTCAGCGCCTCCGAACCTTCATACCAGAAAACGGAGTGGCTGAAAATGGTCCCTCCCCTGATCTTTATCGGCGGGGCGTATCATCTCCTCAGCCGGGGGGACCTCCTGGTCCTCGGCATCGTCGGGACGAGCCGGGAAGTGGGGGTCTACTCCATCGTCAGCCGAGGCGCAGAACTGATGCTTTTTATCTACGACGCCATTACCCTGGCAGGCGCTTCCCTCTTTTCGAGCATTTACGTCACGG encodes:
- the eboC gene encoding UbiA-like protein EboC (EboC, a homolog the polyprenyltransferase UbiA, belongs to system of proteins involved in the trafficking of precursor metabolites to an extracytoplasmic compartment so that the biosynthesis of certain natural products, such as scytonemin, can be completed.); the protein is MLRTKEPSLFLQRDHPARPLFLKSYLELIRAANLWTAAADIFAGAAVVGAAGPVILLLALSTIGLYGGGVVLNDLFDARRDAAERPERPIPSGRITPRRAALFGTVLLLFGIGAAFTAGLASGLLAIAIALSAICYNAWTKEHPIVGPLNMGLCRGLNLLLGLSAAPLLLFDYAPLGLIPLTYIAAVTLTSKGEVHGGRQKTILFSIGLIGAVLLALAALAFQSAIPLWETLPFLALFAFRVIPPFWEAYRVPQAVPIRTAVKRGVLSLVLLDATLAALYAGFLPGLMISLLALFASRTARLFAVT
- a CDS encoding 3-dehydroquinate synthase; the protein is MSESIQAVFDVPYHYPVHFTMHLFSPENRLFIDTVGEGNPDRPCKTLFVIDRGLFAHHPELPAAIEAYCSEYHTDLQQPLPPLLIEGGEAAKNHPEHVARVHEAIHEAGLCRHSYLVAIGGGALLDMAGYAAATAHRGIRLIRVPTTVLGQNDAGVGVKNSINAFGKKNFLGAFSPPHAVLNDRAFLSTLSDRDWRSGIAEAIKVALIKDPDFFSSLERRTEALVARDIDAMDALIRRCAEMHVEHIAMNGDPFERGASRPLDFGHWSAHKLEQMTGYTLRHGEAVAVGIALDTTYSYLAGLLDRADWERTLALLSAVGLPRFLQELRHPALLQGLDEFREHLGGPLTLTLLKTIGRGAEVHEIDPTVLSKSIELLEKKDRCKTKGEQQWKALPSPAR
- a CDS encoding capsule assembly Wzi family protein — its product is MQFYKRNYFCLITIFLFAVSFPSYTKAFEVENTLTTEFSWVDLEKEESRLRENHWGDLIFDGPNLQTSLYSRFSVGDSFSAVLMPVQVSPREGRDLFLRKGYLRFEFWNVALKIGRDSLWWGPGRHGALLVSNNAFPFDLIHVGSAAPFSLPGFLARLGRFEVEGFLTRLEENRDFSNVRLLGLRLVYHPREEIIIGVSRITMFGGEGRPDLSPVDFGRLYFSDPNRSGKYEVNELGGVDVRLLLPISEILPGQALELYGEYGGEDEAGFRPSKPALLVGFEWLYEGRRVLVEYANNHVSDSPNVWYTHSLYTSGYTYRGNIIGHHMGSDAKDLYVRAELPLWEGWIGGGDFEQQRRHLSSLVQEKRRRWGGDVAYSEKTGFSYSARLIYEEIENLNLLSANEENMYVILNAKWQF
- a CDS encoding UpxY family transcription antiterminator — protein: MTTVDEITEPQVTSHLYPRWYAIRTKSRHEKFVRNHLAGQGFDPVLPLVRRLNQWKDRKKEIDTPLFPGYCFARFAWKDHFSVLKAPGVVQIIGGSGRPEPIPDHEIEAVQKLTTTTLFYEPFTYLQEGSRVKISRGPLQGVEGILSRKDGQHRVVIAIHLIQQAAAVEMDISDVAPLETVPLTNGMLVAGATE
- a CDS encoding SLBB domain-containing protein yields the protein MERPARIEPSQTAETKLSSFEEYLQGKNSEKISTAIRQFGYDLFQQPTNTFTPVDAVPVGPDYLLGPGDELRITLWGKVNAEHPAIVDREGKIVLPQIGILHLAGLTFSETKNFLETELSHYYKPSEVKMNVSMGRLRSIRVFIVGKVQRPGSYTLSSFSTLINALFAAGGPSKIGTLRDIQVKRNGTTVTHFDLYEFLLKGDKTKDIRLMPEDVIFIPPVGPLVGIAGNVNNPAIYELKDKASVLEVIEMAGGLTANAFKGRIQVQRIQEHRFRTLFEGDLIDIERIPEKNIPLINGDLIKIYSVVPSRNVAVLSGAVVSPGEYAVIAGTTHLRDIIQKAGGLVYYASKEAELTRVKVTQDGPKMERSKIDLSRVMEGDPAHNIPLDVNDYIFIKTIPEWALYQKVEITGEVRYPGIYTIQKGETLSSLFDRAGGFTDEAFLKGAVFTRESVRVLQQRQLDEAIDRLEQQLLSQSASRTETALTPEAANQQKASMEQKHALLAKMRGAKAKGRISIRMEQLEKFKGMPSDLTLEDGDVLHIPERPQQVQVIGSVYNQTSFVYDPRSTVSHYIAQAGGMTKEAEEDSLYVLKVDGTAISQRQESGYWGRGLLASKLDPGDTVVVPEKLERVSWLRETKDLTQILYQIAVTAGVLIVAF
- a CDS encoding PQQ-dependent sugar dehydrogenase is translated as MTGCFELRGSQGGGQTSFDPPRKISPSDIALPEGYRIEPVATELTFPTGVTFDEEGRAYVVESGYSYGEVWDTPRLLRIDPEGTTVIASGGKNGPWNGVAYHQGVFYVAEGGTLLGGRILKITPDGTITPLIENLPSMGDHHTNGPAIGPDGALYFAVGTFTNSGVVGEDNAQYGWLARYPEAHDIPCRDITLSGTNYISPDPRTPDPKDTATTGAFSPFGVPTLKGQVISGKVPCSGALLRISTNGGEAELIAWGFRNPFGLAFSPDGQLFMSENSYDVRGSRPVFGTGDLLWRVEEGRWYGWPDYHGFRRLNQGEHFTPPGKKSPHLLLAEHPNDPPEPAAVLGVHSSSNGFDFSQNTQFGYVGQAFIAQFGDQAPVVGKVLSPVGFKVVRVDVETGVIHDFAVNRGKTNGPASRVGGGGLERPVAARFNPDGTALYVVDFGVMTMGQGGEVRIPFAEPNVNSEPRKGTGILWRITRAEGSMP
- a CDS encoding c-type cytochrome, which translates into the protein MILGIRPFRFYLPWLLTALLLFSGCGPARRSEPIAPPLSMSSSTLVRGEEAFMKYCNQCHPRGEAGLGPAINNKPLPRWLIRFQVRHGLGAMPAFSEKEIGDRELDDLVAYLKALR